Sequence from the Coleofasciculus chthonoplastes PCC 7420 genome:
CAGGAGGTCAAATTTTGTACCTTAGCCGAAACCATTCCTGCCGCTGTCCTAATCTACAAAGGCAATCAGTTAGTCTATGTTAATTCCATAGTCTGCGAAATTACAGGATACAGCCAATCGGAATTATTAACCATGGATTTATGGGACTTGCTGCATCCGAGTAGCCACGCCTTCATGCCTAAACAATCCCTAAGTGAAAAGGCGCAGACGGGAGCAAAACGTCGCTATGAAGTGGAAATCCTAACCAAAACCGGTGATAGGCGCTGGCTGGATACGAGTACCCGGATTATTGAGTTTCAAGGAAAACCTGCCATCCTCTTAAGCGCCTTTGATATCAGCAATTACAAGCAAGCTGAAGGGGCTTGGCAAGAAAGTCAGCGCACCCTAGCCACACTGATGGGCAATCTGCCCGGGATGGCGTATCGGTGTCGGGCGGATAGTCAATGGACAATGGAGTTTGTCAGTGAGGGCTGTTTTAATCTGCTACACTACAATCCCCGTGATTTGGTGGAAAATCGGGCATTAGTGTTCAGTGACGTGATTCATCCAGAAGACCGAAAACGGGTGAAGCAGGATGTGCAAGCCGCCGTTACTGAAAAACGACCCTATCAACTCGAATATCGGATTACTACAGCCACAGGGATTCAGAAATGGGTGTGGGAACAAGGGTGCGGCATTTTTTCTCGCCATGGAGAATTACAGGCTTTAGAGGGCTTTATTACCGAGATCACCGAACGGAAATGGGCAACAGACGCCCTAGAACTCTTGCAAACCATGACCCAGGCGATTGGTGAAGCCCCAGATTTTCAGTCAGCCTTGTATGTCACCTTGAGCAAAGTGGGACAAGCCACCCATTGGGATTTGGGCGAAGCTTGGGTCAAACGTGCTGATGGGAAAGTTTTAGAATGTTCCACAATTTGGCGCAGAGGAGAGGAACAGCCTTGGAAAGCAGAAGGTAAGCAGCAAGGTGGAACGGTAAACGGAAATGATCACAGTTTAGGTCACACCAATAAAGGCGCGGCGTCTCCCTATCCCCCTGTCTTAGCGTCTGAGGCGTCCACCCGGCAAGACTTTAGCCATTACAGTCCCGCCTTTACTTTGCTTTAGGCTGTGGACTACCCGGACGAGTTTGGGCATCCCGTCGCCCAGAATGGATTCCCGATGTTTCCCGTGCGCCTCATTCCTCCTTCGTGCGCTCCTCTATGGCAAAAGCTTGTGGTTTGAAAGCGGGCTTTGCGGTGCCGATTATCGCTCATGATCAGGTTTTGGCAGTATTAACGTTTTTCCGGTTTGAATCGCGGCAAACGGATCGGCGTTTGGTAAACTTGATTTCTACCGTAGCCGCCCAATTAGGGGTAGCGATTGAGCGCAAACAGGCGGAAGTGGCGTTGCGTTCCTCTGAGGCGGAGTTGCGGGCATTATTTGCGGCGATGACGGATTCTATCTTTGTCTTGGATAGCCAGGGATGTTTCCTGAAAATTGCCCCGACGAATCCTGATCCGAGGCTATTACCTGAAAATGCCAATGAGTTCGTGGGCAAAACCCTGCATCAATTCTTTGCCCCTACTCAAGCCGATCAGTTCTTGACCTATATCCAGGAAGCGATCGCCACATCTTCGCGTTTGAATATTGAGTATAGCTTAACAGTGCGCGATCGCGAGGTTTGGTTTGCGGCGACGATTTCCCCCACCTTAGAAGATTCTGTGGTTTGGGTAGCACGGGATATTACGGAACGTAAACAGGCAGAACAGGCATTAAAACAGGCAGAAGCCAAATATCGCAGTATTTTTGAGAATGCCTTGGAAGGGATTTTCCAATCCACGGCTGATGGGCATTATATTAGCGCCAATCCTGCCCTTGCCCGTTTATACGGCTATTCCTCTCCCGATGAATTGATGGTGCGACTGACAGATATCGAACATCAGCTTTATGTTGATCCCCAGCGACGGGCTGAGTTTAGTCGGCTATTGCAAGAAAATGATGCGGTAGCTGATTTTGAGTCCCAAGTCTATCGCAAAGATGGCAGCGTGATTTGGATTGCCGAAAATGCCCGTGCTGTTCGGGATATGATGACCGGAGAATTGCTGTATTACGAAGGCACAGTCGAAGATATCACCGAACACAAATTGGCAAAAGACCAACTGCAAACCCGGGCATTTTACGATACATTGACCGGATTGCCCAATCGGGCGTTATTTATGGATCGCTTAAGTCATACTGTAGAGCGAGCCAAACGCCATCCCACCTATCGCTTTGCCCTACTCTTTTTGGATTTAGATCGGTTTAAAGTGGTCAATGATAGTTTAGGGCATTTAGTTGGGGATCAACTGCTGATTGGCATTGCCCGTCGCTTAGAATCCTGTTTGCGGACAGAGGATACAGTGGCGCGATTGGGTGGGGATGAGTTTACTATCCTGCTGGAGGATATTGAAGATATTCACCACGCAACCCGCGTAGCGGAACGAATTCAGCAAGAATTAGCCGCTCCATTTAATTTAGATGGACATGAAGTCTTTACCGGGGCGAGTGTCGGGATTGTTTTAAGTCGAGAGATCCGAAAGGAGGGGGATATCACCAACTATGATTGTCCTGAAGATTTGTTACGGGATGCCGATACCGCCCTCTACCGGGCAAAAGCATTAGGACGCTCCCGCTATGAGATATTTGACCTGACGATGCACCAAAATGCCCTCAGCGTCTTGCAGTTGGAAACCGAATTGCGGCGGGCGGTGGAAAACCAGGAATTTGAGATTTACTATCAGCCGATAGTCTCTCTCTCAACCCATCAGATTGCTGGGTTTGAGGCACTATTGCGTTGGCATCATCCCAGCCGAGGATTAGTGTATCCCGGTGAGTTTATCCCCATGGCAGAGGAAACGGGATTAATTATTCCCATGGGGTGGTGGATGTTGCGCCAAGCCTGTCGTCAGTTAGAACTTTGGCATGATACGGTTCAGGAGAGTGAACTTAATCAAGAACTGGCTCATCAGTTGACGATTTATGTCAATCTTTCCAGCAAACAGTTTTTACAACCGGAACTCCTAGAACACCTGGACAAAATTCTGCACGAGACCCATCTGCATCCGAGTCATTTGAAGTTAGAAATTACTGAAAGCTGCTTACTGGCAGACCCAGAGATAGCGGAAGAACGGCTCAAAGAATTACGCGATCGCCAAATTGGGTTATGTATTGATGATTTTGGTACAGGTTATTCGTCGTTAAGTTATTTGCATCGATTTCCGATTGATACGATTAAGATTGATCAGTCTTTGATTAGTAATATTAGCATCGATGTTCAAGGGCATTGTGAAGCAGGCATGATCAATCGCACCAAAGGATTACCCCTGCAAATTGTCCGCACAATTATCATGTTGGCAGATAGCCTGGGAATGAAGGTTATTGCCGAAGGCGTAGAAACAAAAGAGCAATTAACCCAACTGCGGCTGCTGGATTGTGACTATGCTCAAGGGTATTTATTTCAAGCCCCCTTAGATGCGTTGACAGCCGGAAAACTGCGCGTTGAGCCTCAATGAGATGAAGTGGATTCGGTGGGCGTCCTCAGATGGTGATCTACCCATCCACCCAGAACACTGAAAAGCGTGTATTTTGGTAGGACCGAAACCCTTAATACCTTAATATACCGTAGGGTGGGTTTCGGCTTCGCTCAACCCACCAGAATACGAGGAGCGTACCATTCGATATAAGTTTATATACCCACCAATAGCGCGATCGCTTATCCTAAATCTAGAAGCACAAATCAGTTAAGATAACCATGAGGCTGATCATCTCCAATGAACTCATCCAAACTATCCAAACGTCCAAAGGTGGATTACTGACTGATGTTAAAAAACATTGAGATTACTAATTTTAGATGCTTTGAAGCAACAAAAATTTCTGGATTTAAGAGAGTTAATTTAATTGGGGGTCAAAACAATGCTGGT
This genomic interval carries:
- a CDS encoding PAS domain-containing protein; protein product: GISPHNTLEFYAAVKHLEVNYSHLLEKDTQPELKTTVLELLSIPTHPQSSWRGDSDTLLWQTLVQSIPLPLVIARLSDGVILYANDHYGSTFDPSQQKRSRVNQPVCDRQTLSFYHDPAQRQRILQVLLSQGYLRDYVVKMPSHYGKPIWSLVSLQRLTVKRESAFLAIFQPITDDSHHHEPLPPSPQETAPSPQPTRRPLIANAVCEQEVKFCTLAETIPAAVLIYKGNQLVYVNSIVCEITGYSQSELLTMDLWDLLHPSSHAFMPKQSLSEKAQTGAKRRYEVEILTKTGDRRWLDTSTRIIEFQGKPAILLSAFDISNYKQAEGAWQESQRTLATLMGNLPGMAYRCRADSQWTMEFVSEGCFNLLHYNPRDLVENRALVFSDVIHPEDRKRVKQDVQAAVTEKRPYQLEYRITTATGIQKWVWEQGCGIFSRHGELQALEGFITEITERKWATDALELLQTMTQAIGEAPDFQSALYVTLSKVGQATHWDLGEAWVKRADGKVLECSTIWRRGEEQPWKAEGKQQGGTVNGNDHSLGHTNKGAASPYPPVLASEASTRQDFSHYSPAFTLL
- a CDS encoding putative bifunctional diguanylate cyclase/phosphodiesterase, with the translated sequence MALRSSEAELRALFAAMTDSIFVLDSQGCFLKIAPTNPDPRLLPENANEFVGKTLHQFFAPTQADQFLTYIQEAIATSSRLNIEYSLTVRDREVWFAATISPTLEDSVVWVARDITERKQAEQALKQAEAKYRSIFENALEGIFQSTADGHYISANPALARLYGYSSPDELMVRLTDIEHQLYVDPQRRAEFSRLLQENDAVADFESQVYRKDGSVIWIAENARAVRDMMTGELLYYEGTVEDITEHKLAKDQLQTRAFYDTLTGLPNRALFMDRLSHTVERAKRHPTYRFALLFLDLDRFKVVNDSLGHLVGDQLLIGIARRLESCLRTEDTVARLGGDEFTILLEDIEDIHHATRVAERIQQELAAPFNLDGHEVFTGASVGIVLSREIRKEGDITNYDCPEDLLRDADTALYRAKALGRSRYEIFDLTMHQNALSVLQLETELRRAVENQEFEIYYQPIVSLSTHQIAGFEALLRWHHPSRGLVYPGEFIPMAEETGLIIPMGWWMLRQACRQLELWHDTVQESELNQELAHQLTIYVNLSSKQFLQPELLEHLDKILHETHLHPSHLKLEITESCLLADPEIAEERLKELRDRQIGLCIDDFGTGYSSLSYLHRFPIDTIKIDQSLISNISIDVQGHCEAGMINRTKGLPLQIVRTIIMLADSLGMKVIAEGVETKEQLTQLRLLDCDYAQGYLFQAPLDALTAGKLRVEPQ